GCGTACAAGCTTGGCTTACGCTGGAGGCATCATGGCGACCAAAGCTCATTCCAACCTGCCTTCCAAGTCGAGTGAGGCGTTCACCGGGCATCCCGATCTGCGCGCCGGTTTTGAGAAGTTGGCCTCGGCCAAGTTCTATCCCCAAGGCACTGTGCTGTTCCGTCGCGGAGAGCCGTCGCGGGGCGTTTACCTGCTTATCGAGGGGAAAGCGAATCTCTCATTGCCCGCCGATAACGGACGCTCTGTCGTGTTCCGCAATGTGGGCCCCGGCTACGTGCTGGGATTGCCCGGCACCATCCTGGAGCGCAGCTACCTGTTTACGGCGGAACTCATCGAGGACGCGCAAGTCGCTTTCATTCCCGCCGCCGACATTGTTGATTTTCTCAAGCATCGCGGGGACCTCTGCTTCGAGGTGGTGCAGATGCTCGGTTGCGAACTGATGGAGTTTCCCAATGCGATCCGCAAGCGCGCTCGCAGGCGGCGCACCAACGCGTAACTGAGCTCCAGATGTCGCGGGAATGGTCCGCACTTATCTCGGCCTGGCCAACACCAGCGTGATGTCGTCCGGTTGTTCGGCTCCGCCGATCCAATCCAGCACCGCCGACATTACCAGGTCTGAGATGCGTGCCAGCGGCAGCCGATGGTTTTCGCGGACCAGGTCCACCAGTCGCTGTTCTCCGAATTCTCCAAAATCGTTTTCCGGCTCGGTAATGCCGTCGCTGTAGGCAATGAAAATGTCACCCGGCGCGAGCTGAACCCTGGTCTCCTCGTAGGGAACGGCGTCGAACAGGCCGACGACGGTCCCGCCAACATCGAGCCTCTTCGTCGAACCATCCGTCTGCAGCAGCAGCGGCGCGAGGTGCCCGGCGTTGCAGTAGCTCAGGCCGCTGTTATGGCTGTCGTAGGTGCTGAAAAACAGCGTCGCGTATTTTTCCAGCGGCGTGCTGTGATAGAGCTGGCGGTTGAGCAGGGTCATGACCGCCGCCGGCGAGAGATCGCCGTTGGCATACGCCAGTGCCGTTCCGCTGTATTCGCTGTCGCCATGCCTTGATCCAGCCGACATCGCCGGAGTGACCACGGCCTGCAATGCGTAAGCGCGGACGGCGGAGTGGATGGTCGCCATCAGCAGCGCCGCCGAAATGCCTTTTCCGCTCACGTCCCCTACCGCCAGCGCCACCTTACCGGCCTCGAGCGGCAGGAAGTCGTAATAGTCACCACTGACGGTACGCGCGGGCCGGCAGATACCGTGCACCTCGAGCGCCGGTATCTCCGCCGTCTGCCGGGGAAACAGCTGGGCCTGGACTTCCTGCGCGATCACCAGCTCGTTTTCCATCCGCTGCTTTTCCTTTTGTTCCAGCAACAGGCGTTGCAGGGATGCGGTCATCGAATTGAACGAGCCTTCCAGGGCGGCGAGCTGGTCCTCGCTCCGGATCTCGATGCGATGATTGAATTCTCCGCGGTTCACGTGCAGCGTGCCGCGATACAGCGCCGCCACCGATCCGGTGATCGTCCGCGTCAGCCGCACGCCGATGATCAGTGCCAGCAGTTCGATGATTCCGAACAACACCACCACGACCACCAGTACGCCGACAATAAACGTCGCGGTCTGGCCGACGGTCCGGAACAGGCGGTCGTAGAGAAGCGAGGGCCGCGTGACCACTGCCAGCAGCGCGGTGCGCTTGGTGCCGGAATTCCAATCCAACACCTCGAGCAGGCTGCCGCCGGTAATTTCGCGGTCAAAGCGGTTGACGGGCGGAGGCAGCTTTCCTGCCTTCACCGTGGCGGGTGTGCCCGCGCCGGACTCGCGGCCGATTTCCAGCCGCTCATTCCCAATCGCGAGTTGCGTGCCCTTTTGCTGGCCGGCACTGGCCGACGATTTCGCCACTCCCTTGTTGTCGGAATCTGGAGAAGAGGAAGTAAACAGCGACAGCGAAACTTGTCCGACTTCCGCGCTTACCTTGCCCAGCAGTTTCTCGTCGAGCGGCACGCTGGAAATCAGCACCAGTTCACCCTTCGCGGCGGGAACAGCGTCGCAGGCGCGCAGGAGGATCTGCCCACGGTCGAGTGCGACCGTTTGGATGGCTTTCCCTTGGTGCGGCGGCAAGGGCGCGGGCGTTGCCCGCGCGGGAAAAGTGTAGGCTTTGCCGTCGTACCAGGCGGTAATTTCGCGCGCCGGATAAGCGGGCTCGCGTTCGGCGGCTTCGTGCTGCAATAGTTCCAGCAGCGGCGTGGAAGGGATGCGGTCAGCAACACGGAACGCGAGGTGCCCATTGAGCGCGCTCAAGGTCGCGATGTCGCTGCGGATATCGGAAGCGGCCACATAGGTGGCAAACTGCCACGCGAACAGGTAAGCGGTGATCACGCCGATGGTGAGCAGCAGGATCACGGGGATGACGCCGATAAAGACATAGGTGACGACCAACCGGTTCCGCAGGCGCCACATCAGCTTGCGCCGCGCCCAGCGCAGCCCGAGCGCGAGGGCCAGAACCGCGGTTACGTAAGCCAGGAACCCGGTCCACCACATCAGGCCGGTGCTGCCGCCACGGGTCAGCAGCAGGGAAATCGACCAGATCGCAAGCAACAGCAGGTCCAGCCCGGCGAAGTACGCCGTGATGCGGGCCAGCCGGCTCATGCGCGGCCAGTACAAGTAAAACTGCCGGCGCAGATAACGATGGGCGACGGATAACATGCCGAGACTTTCCAGGCTGAGGGTTGATTATAGCTGGCCCGGTTTGCTTAACCCGGGCGACAGAAGAGCAATTTGTTGCCCATTCGAGATACGCAGCCGTCCCGCTACGGGTTCATTTTGCACAGATTAGTTTTTAGAAATTCACAGAAAAAAACTTCACAATCTGCGTTCTGTCACCATTGGTGACAAGTCCCGGGTGTATCCTTTTGCGGATGCGCGGACGGCCCTCTATCCTCGTAGTCGACGACGAACCAGCGGTTCTGTTGACCTACTCGATGATCCTGAGGCAGAGCGGCTATGACGTCACCGGCGTCGCCACCGCCCGCGAAGCCAAAGTCGCGCTCGCAGAACAGCCCTTCGACGTGCTCATTTGCGACCTTGCCCTGGAAGGAAGCCGCAGCGGGATCGAGGTGCTGGAGTTCGCGCGCGCCCGCCACTCCAAGATTCCCGCCATCCTGCTGACGGGCTACGCCACCCGCGACCTGGCCGACGAAGCCGAACGAAAGCGCTTTACCCTGCTGTTCAAGCCCATCGAAGTCAAGGACCTGCTGGAAACCATCGGGGCCCTCGCCCGCAAGCAGAGCGCCTGAACGGTTCAGATTTCCGGATACATATCGAAGAACGCCTCGACGCTGGTGCGGAGCTGCTTCTCGATGTCATCCTTGCCGCCCTCGAGGATGTGCATGGTGACATGCGCGGTGCGGCCGTGTTTCAGCTTGATCGTGGCCTCGCCCACTTCTTCGATATCCTCCGAGGGCAACAGGCGCATTCCATAAACCAGACACAGATTTGCCATGCCGGGAATTGTAGTCGCCGCCTGAGCAAACAGCGAAACCGCGTTGTCTTGCGGTTCGAAGCGCCGGCGCCGGGCCGTTTCTGGCGCGTGCGGTAAAATGCCGCCGTGCTGAAATTCACCGCCGCCTTTCTGGTTGCGATCATCCCCGTGCAGGACCGGCCCAAGCCCGCGCAAACTCCGCCCATGCGCGTCAACATCCTGAATGTCTGCGCACCGAGCGAACCGGAGCAGAAGGATATCGCGGCGGCGCTGGCGCGCATTCCTCAGAGCCCCAGCTTCGGGCGCGATTACGAGATCACCCGCGGACACACAACGGGCGACGACGGAGCAGGATCAGACTGGGTGCGCATCCGCCGCGAATTTCCCAGGGCCATGCCGCTGCTGGCGGTGCAGTTTTCCTACAGCGCGGACCCGAAAGAAGTGCGTGAAACAGCGGTGTTCTACTCGCGCGAGGCCAAGGACGTCATGCAAGTCGCGCTCGAAGACCAGGTCGCTGCCGGCAGCAGCCCGGCGCAGGTGTTGGCATCCGATACCCCGGTGAGCCACATTCGTATCGAGCGCTATGGCAAGCCTTCGCTGGTACTGGCGCGCTGTCCGCAGGCCGACCAGGGCGAGTACGAACCGCTGTTTCGCAGCGCTTCGCAAATCATGGCTTCCTACCGCGCGCGCCTGGACGCCAAGCAGATTGTCCCCTCCGAACTGGGAGTGAACGGCGGGCATCGTCCGGTGCGCGTGAAGCCGATGGGCAAACGCGCCGCCCCCGAATCAAAATGAAGAAAGCGTAATCCAACAACTATGGAGAATGTCAGGAAGACAGTCATCATCGGGTCCGGATGCGCCGGGCTGACGGCTGCCATTTATTCGGCGCGCGCCAACCTCAAGCCGCTGCTCGTGCAGGGGCACGAGCCCGGCGGGCAGTTGTCGCTCACTACGCTGGTAGAAAACTTTCCCGGCTTTCCGGAAGGGATCCAGGGGCCGGAACTGATCGAGAACATGCGCAAGCAGGCGGAACGCTTCGGCGCCGAGTATGTGACCGGCGACGTGGTCAGCGCCGACCTCAGAAATTATCCCTTCACGCTGAAGGTCGGCAAGGATGTGGTGCGAACCGAGACGCTGATCATAGCCAGCGGAGCTTCGGCGCGCTGGCTCGGCTTGCCCAATGAAATGGCGCTCATCGGGCACGGCGTCAGCTCTTGCGCCACCTGCGATGGCTTTTTTTTCAGCGGGAAGGAAATCGTGGTCATCGGCGGGGGCGATTCCGCCATGGAAGAAGCGCTGTTTCTCACCCGCTTCGCCAGCAAGGTCACCATCATCCACCGCCGCGAGCAGTTCCGCGCCAGCAAGATCATGCTGGAGCGCGCCCGCGCCCACGCGAAAATCAAGTTCCTGCCGAATACCGTAGTGGACGATGTCTATGATGTCTCGAAACAGGAGGTCACCGGCCTGCGGCTGCGCAACGTGCAGTCCGGCGAGTCATGGGACTTTCCCACCAGCGCCATGTTTCTCGGCATCGGACACATCCCCAACGCCAAGGTTTTCGGCGACCAGCTCGACACGGACCAGGACGGTTACCTGATCACGCGGGACAACGTTTTTACCCGCGTTCCCGGAGTCTACGCCTGCGGCGACGTGCAGGACCGCCGCTACCGCCAGGCCATTACCGCCGCCGGCACCGGCTGCATGGCGGCGTTGGAGGTCGAGAAATTTCTCGAAGCAAGAGGGGAGTGAATCCTGAGTGCTCCAGGCGCTCCGCTCGGCTCATGAACACGGTCGTGTGATGCCGTTCCTACCGGCCACAACCCGGCGATGTGATACAAACATGAGTTTGCCTTGCGGAGCCAGATGCTACGGGAACTTTTCATAGGCCTCTCGACCAGCCGCGCCTTGCGCGCATTCGCGGAACGTTCATCCATCGGCCAGAAGATGTCGCGCCGGTTCGTCGCCGGCACCACCATCGAAGAACTGCTGTCCGCCGCCGAGTCGGTCAATGCCAAGGGCATGACCGTCAGCGTGGACAACCTGGGCGAGAACGTCACCAACGCGGCCGAAGCCGAAGCCAGCGCGCAGCTTTATCACCGCTTGCTCGATCTGCTTACCCAGCGCAAGCTCAAAGCCAATGTCAGCCTCAAGCTCACGCACATGGGCCTCGACGTGGATTCGAAGCTGTGCGAAAAGCTGGTCTGCGCGCTGGTCGACCACGCCAAGAAGGTAGACAACTTCGTGCGCGTGGACATGGAAGGCTCACCCTATACGCAGCGAACTCTCGATTTCGTCCACGAGCTTCACGCGCATTATCCGGGCCACACCGGAGCGGTCCTGCAGTCCTACATGAGGCGGAGCGAAGCCGATGCCGAAAAGCTGATCTCCGACAAAATCCGTATTCGCCTGTGCAAGGGAGCGTACAAAGAGCCGCCCGAAGTCGCCTTTCAGAAGAAGTCGGAAGTAGACGCGAATTATGTGAAGCTCGCGAAAATCCTGCTGAAGAGCGGCGTCTATCACGGCATCGCCACCCACGATGAGAAGATCATTCAGCAGGTCATGCTTTTTGCGGAGAAAGAAAAAATCGCGCGCAATTCTTTCGAGTTTCAGATGCTCTACGGCATCCGTCGCGACCTGCAAGAGCGCATCGTGCGCGAAGGCTGGGGCATGCGGGTATATATCCCCTTCGGCACCGAGTGGTATCCCTACCTGATGCGACGCCTGGCGGAGCGCCCGGCGAATGTGTTCTTCATCGCGAAGAATATTTTGCGCGGCTGACGTTCTAATTCCAGTGGTGGTAGTGCAGCCAGATCTTTCGCAGGTCGAACTTGGCGCCGCGACAAAGATAGATCGCCGTATTCTCCTCCTCCATCCCGTAGCGGTTGTAGTGATCGAAGGCCTGCCATGACGTGCAGTTCTCCTCGACATCCCGCCGGCTGAACTGCAGAAAAATGAAATTGCGGTAGTCCTCCTGCGGAGGACCCCAGTACCAGTGGGTCTGATGCCGTGAGAAGGCGCGCGGCAGGCCATACTGCGGACCGAACATGTTGATGGCGCCTGCCTCTCCATAATTGCCGGCCAGGATTCCGGTCTTGGCGCGTTCTTCAGGGGGCAGTGAGTTGTAGATATCCGCAACCTCTCGCGTCAGCTCCGGCCAGCCAAACTGGTCTCCGATGGGCTGTGGCAACATTCCTGCGTGGTTTACTTCCTGCTTGGGAGGAGTGAACCCCAGCCAACGCGTGTAAGCAATGAAGCGCTCCGGCGATAACATCCAGGTGGCCAGCGGTAGCGTGGGCAGGGTGAGCGCCAGAATGAGCGCAACTACGGCAGCCTTCGTCCAGGCAGCGCGCGCGGCCAGCCAACGCTCAATCGCT
This is a stretch of genomic DNA from Terriglobales bacterium. It encodes these proteins:
- a CDS encoding cyclic nucleotide-binding domain-containing protein, with protein sequence MATKAHSNLPSKSSEAFTGHPDLRAGFEKLASAKFYPQGTVLFRRGEPSRGVYLLIEGKANLSLPADNGRSVVFRNVGPGYVLGLPGTILERSYLFTAELIEDAQVAFIPAADIVDFLKHRGDLCFEVVQMLGCELMEFPNAIRKRARRRRTNA
- a CDS encoding PP2C family protein-serine/threonine phosphatase encodes the protein MLSVAHRYLRRQFYLYWPRMSRLARITAYFAGLDLLLLAIWSISLLLTRGGSTGLMWWTGFLAYVTAVLALALGLRWARRKLMWRLRNRLVVTYVFIGVIPVILLLTIGVITAYLFAWQFATYVAASDIRSDIATLSALNGHLAFRVADRIPSTPLLELLQHEAAEREPAYPAREITAWYDGKAYTFPARATPAPLPPHQGKAIQTVALDRGQILLRACDAVPAAKGELVLISSVPLDEKLLGKVSAEVGQVSLSLFTSSSPDSDNKGVAKSSASAGQQKGTQLAIGNERLEIGRESGAGTPATVKAGKLPPPVNRFDREITGGSLLEVLDWNSGTKRTALLAVVTRPSLLYDRLFRTVGQTATFIVGVLVVVVVLFGIIELLALIIGVRLTRTITGSVAALYRGTLHVNRGEFNHRIEIRSEDQLAALEGSFNSMTASLQRLLLEQKEKQRMENELVIAQEVQAQLFPRQTAEIPALEVHGICRPARTVSGDYYDFLPLEAGKVALAVGDVSGKGISAALLMATIHSAVRAYALQAVVTPAMSAGSRHGDSEYSGTALAYANGDLSPAAVMTLLNRQLYHSTPLEKYATLFFSTYDSHNSGLSYCNAGHLAPLLLQTDGSTKRLDVGGTVVGLFDAVPYEETRVQLAPGDIFIAYSDGITEPENDFGEFGEQRLVDLVRENHRLPLARISDLVMSAVLDWIGGAEQPDDITLVLARPR
- a CDS encoding response regulator, coding for MRGRPSILVVDDEPAVLLTYSMILRQSGYDVTGVATAREAKVALAEQPFDVLICDLALEGSRSGIEVLEFARARHSKIPAILLTGYATRDLADEAERKRFTLLFKPIEVKDLLETIGALARKQSA
- a CDS encoding allantoinase, with amino-acid sequence MANLCLVYGMRLLPSEDIEEVGEATIKLKHGRTAHVTMHILEGGKDDIEKQLRTSVEAFFDMYPEI
- the trxB gene encoding thioredoxin-disulfide reductase, giving the protein MENVRKTVIIGSGCAGLTAAIYSARANLKPLLVQGHEPGGQLSLTTLVENFPGFPEGIQGPELIENMRKQAERFGAEYVTGDVVSADLRNYPFTLKVGKDVVRTETLIIASGASARWLGLPNEMALIGHGVSSCATCDGFFFSGKEIVVIGGGDSAMEEALFLTRFASKVTIIHRREQFRASKIMLERARAHAKIKFLPNTVVDDVYDVSKQEVTGLRLRNVQSGESWDFPTSAMFLGIGHIPNAKVFGDQLDTDQDGYLITRDNVFTRVPGVYACGDVQDRRYRQAITAAGTGCMAALEVEKFLEARGE
- a CDS encoding proline dehydrogenase family protein, whose translation is MLRELFIGLSTSRALRAFAERSSIGQKMSRRFVAGTTIEELLSAAESVNAKGMTVSVDNLGENVTNAAEAEASAQLYHRLLDLLTQRKLKANVSLKLTHMGLDVDSKLCEKLVCALVDHAKKVDNFVRVDMEGSPYTQRTLDFVHELHAHYPGHTGAVLQSYMRRSEADAEKLISDKIRIRLCKGAYKEPPEVAFQKKSEVDANYVKLAKILLKSGVYHGIATHDEKIIQQVMLFAEKEKIARNSFEFQMLYGIRRDLQERIVREGWGMRVYIPFGTEWYPYLMRRLAERPANVFFIAKNILRG